A genomic window from Bradyrhizobium lupini includes:
- a CDS encoding carboxylesterase family protein: MTAFSPSIDGLVVPDVPARRFRRGEQMHIPLLAGWNAAEEFPFRSQSLPDQSAQVFLAAAEAMFGKERMTDFLKVYPAATDAEARTSAAALTGDIVVGEQCWQWLRLHRRGGRAPVYGYHFSYTSHYTPIASHVTEIPFVFGTLTPQQVIGSSAPPAEEDRALARTMMAYWVNFAAHGDPNGSGLPPWPTYDENDVVQILGTPIEARPNPQAARFRFLASFRQDGILPMRWRELP; this comes from the coding sequence GTGACGGCCTTCTCGCCGAGTATCGATGGTCTTGTCGTTCCTGATGTGCCCGCGCGGCGCTTCCGGCGCGGCGAACAGATGCACATCCCGCTGCTGGCGGGCTGGAATGCGGCCGAGGAATTTCCTTTCCGTTCGCAGTCACTCCCCGATCAATCGGCACAAGTCTTTCTCGCCGCGGCCGAGGCGATGTTCGGGAAGGAGCGCATGACCGATTTCTTGAAGGTCTATCCCGCGGCGACCGATGCGGAGGCCAGGACTTCCGCGGCGGCGCTCACGGGCGACATCGTGGTCGGCGAGCAATGCTGGCAGTGGCTGCGTCTGCATCGGCGCGGGGGACGAGCGCCGGTCTACGGCTATCACTTCAGCTATACCTCGCACTACACGCCGATCGCCTCGCACGTGACTGAAATTCCGTTCGTGTTCGGCACACTCACTCCGCAACAGGTGATCGGCAGCTCGGCACCGCCGGCCGAAGAGGACCGCGCTCTGGCGCGGACCATGATGGCCTATTGGGTGAATTTCGCAGCGCACGGCGATCCCAACGGATCAGGCCTGCCACCCTGGCCCACCTATGACGAGAACGACGTCGTGCAGATCCTGGGCACACCGATCGAAGCCCGTCCCAATCCGCAAGCCGCCCGGTTCCGCTTCCTCGCCAGTTTCAGGCAGGACGGCATTTTGCCGATGCGCTGGCGGGAGCTGCCATAG
- a CDS encoding serine hydrolase domain-containing protein, producing MSATAPSQSPATSAETDPETLGWMKGFPPSPDRTISFQDGSFRSFPELRWAWSNMRQLVPTVNVWRGAGPASVLPREDHDIGASASTTMDRRPMTFAKMLEETYTDGIAVLHRGKLMYERYFGALKPHKPHIAMSVTKSFTGLLAGILVAEGKIDPQAPVTDYVPELKASAFGDARVHEVMDMTTGLEYTEIYTDKNSHVWGLRRANGMAPIPPDYDGATTIFDFLVGQKKQGEHGKVFAYKTVNTDVLAWIIRRVSGMTLSDLLSERIWQPMGAEEDAHYHVDRIGTESGGGGLSTCLRDLARFGETVRNHGRFNGRQIVPSSVVEDIARGGDPEKFKPAGYTTLTGASYRNQWWVTHNAHGAYMARGVHGQGIYIDPKAEMVIARYASHPAAGNAANDPVTLPAYMALAKELMAGG from the coding sequence ATGTCTGCCACCGCGCCGAGTCAGTCGCCCGCAACCTCCGCCGAAACCGATCCCGAAACACTCGGCTGGATGAAAGGCTTCCCGCCGTCTCCGGACCGCACCATCAGCTTCCAGGATGGTTCGTTCCGCAGCTTCCCCGAGCTACGCTGGGCATGGAGCAACATGCGCCAGCTGGTGCCGACCGTGAATGTCTGGCGCGGGGCGGGGCCTGCATCGGTGTTGCCGCGGGAAGACCACGACATCGGTGCGTCGGCCTCGACCACCATGGACAGGCGGCCCATGACGTTCGCGAAGATGCTCGAGGAAACCTACACCGACGGCATCGCCGTGCTGCATCGGGGCAAGCTGATGTATGAGCGCTATTTCGGCGCGTTGAAGCCGCACAAGCCGCATATCGCGATGTCGGTGACGAAGTCGTTCACCGGCTTGCTCGCCGGCATTCTGGTCGCCGAGGGCAAGATCGATCCGCAGGCGCCCGTCACGGACTATGTGCCGGAGCTGAAGGCGAGCGCGTTCGGCGACGCGCGCGTGCACGAGGTCATGGATATGACCACCGGGCTCGAATACACCGAAATTTACACCGACAAGAACTCGCATGTGTGGGGACTGCGGCGCGCCAACGGCATGGCGCCGATTCCACCCGACTATGACGGTGCGACCACCATCTTCGATTTCCTGGTCGGGCAAAAGAAGCAGGGCGAGCACGGCAAGGTCTTTGCCTACAAGACCGTCAACACAGACGTGCTGGCCTGGATCATCCGGCGCGTCAGCGGCATGACGTTGTCCGATCTGCTCTCCGAGCGCATCTGGCAGCCGATGGGCGCGGAGGAAGACGCGCATTACCACGTCGATCGCATCGGCACCGAAAGCGGCGGCGGCGGCCTGTCGACCTGCTTGCGCGATCTCGCCCGATTCGGCGAGACCGTGCGCAATCACGGCCGCTTCAACGGCCGGCAGATCGTGCCTTCATCTGTCGTCGAGGACATCGCGCGCGGCGGCGATCCCGAAAAATTCAAGCCGGCTGGCTACACCACGCTAACAGGTGCCTCCTATCGCAATCAATGGTGGGTCACGCACAACGCCCACGGCGCCTATATGGCGCGTGGCGTTCACGGCCAGGGCATCTATATCGATCCCAAGGCCGAGATGGTGATCGCGCGCTACGCCTCGCACCCCGCCGCGGGCAACGCCGCCAACGATCCCGTGACGCTGCCTGCCTACATGGCGCTGGCGAAGGAGCTGATGGCGGGCGGGTGA
- a CDS encoding ethanolamine utilization protein: protein MQVRKFAISDATLERSPGQDGDIFVGNVIDQRHGAPITIGYGRYAPNQILDETIAVDDVMIVLEGKLSVSSNAGTVTAGPGETVHMPKGTQVTIRSHEQGAVTAYVTYPHWQEAHG, encoded by the coding sequence ATGCAAGTTCGCAAGTTTGCCATCTCGGACGCAACGCTCGAGCGTTCGCCCGGCCAGGATGGCGACATATTCGTCGGCAACGTGATCGACCAGCGTCACGGCGCGCCGATCACCATCGGCTACGGCCGCTACGCGCCGAACCAGATCCTCGACGAGACAATCGCCGTCGACGACGTGATGATCGTGCTCGAAGGGAAGCTCTCGGTGTCGAGCAACGCCGGCACCGTGACCGCCGGTCCGGGCGAGACCGTCCACATGCCCAAGGGCACGCAGGTCACCATTCGCTCGCATGAGCAAGGCGCCGTCACCGCCTATGTCACCTATCCGCACTGGCAGGAGGCGCACGGGTGA
- a CDS encoding SDR family oxidoreductase: protein MELANKTIIVTGASSGIGAAAASLFASEGADVVLGARRGPELQAVVASIKSAGGRATFLAGDVRDTGHAARLVEHAVKTFGKLDGAFNNAGIVGEMTPVPEMSVENWTDVLAVNLTSAFLSAKAQIPALRKQGGGSIVFTSSFVGFSNGGLPGMAAYAASKAGLIGLAQSLGAEHAAEGIRVNALLPGGTITPAAGEGNPDALNFIAGLHPMKRMASPKEIAQAAVFLLSDRASFMTGSPMTVDGGMSVRLT, encoded by the coding sequence GTGGAACTGGCAAACAAGACGATCATCGTAACCGGCGCCAGCAGCGGTATCGGTGCTGCCGCAGCATCGTTGTTCGCGTCCGAAGGCGCCGATGTGGTGCTCGGGGCGCGTCGCGGCCCCGAGCTGCAGGCCGTTGTTGCAAGCATCAAGAGCGCCGGAGGGCGCGCGACGTTTCTCGCCGGGGATGTTCGGGACACCGGCCATGCAGCCCGCCTTGTCGAGCACGCCGTCAAGACTTTCGGAAAGCTCGACGGCGCTTTCAACAATGCCGGCATTGTCGGCGAGATGACGCCAGTCCCCGAGATGAGCGTCGAAAACTGGACCGATGTGCTTGCGGTGAATCTCACCTCGGCGTTCCTCAGCGCGAAGGCGCAGATCCCGGCACTGCGCAAGCAGGGCGGCGGTTCGATCGTTTTCACCTCGTCCTTCGTTGGCTTCAGCAACGGGGGCCTGCCGGGAATGGCGGCGTACGCAGCCTCAAAGGCAGGACTGATCGGCCTGGCTCAATCACTGGGCGCCGAGCATGCGGCCGAAGGCATTCGCGTCAACGCGCTTCTGCCTGGAGGGACCATCACCCCGGCGGCGGGCGAAGGAAATCCCGACGCCCTGAATTTCATCGCCGGGCTCCACCCGATGAAGCGGATGGCCAGTCCCAAGGAGATCGCGCAGGCGGCGGTTTTTCTCCTGAGCGACCGGGCATCGTTCATGACGGGCAGCCCCATGACGGTTGACGGCGGCATGTCGGTCCGCCTGACCTGA